One Hypomesus transpacificus isolate Combined female chromosome 6, fHypTra1, whole genome shotgun sequence DNA segment encodes these proteins:
- the ccr6a gene encoding C-C chemokine receptor type 6a → MNSSENYTSDYGDNPTDYNYDIEEPCEMINHHTVERALRPYVHSVICILGFIGNVLVIITYAFYKKSKSMTDVYLLNMAIADLLFVVALPLIIYNEYSDWSMGTEVCKLLRGAYSVNLYSGMLLLACISTDRFIAIVMARRSFRLRSRALLYGRIVCALVWVLALFLSIPTFLYYERYMPSHSNVSFEGHRVFFLNETIEDDFTVSPVCEFRFPDIETADKMKVLIPSTQMAIGFFLPLLIMGFCYTSIIITLLRVRGFQRHKAVRVVLAVVVVFIACHLPFNIALLYDTITLFHLQDCKDVDLLHTIKAVTESVAYLHCCLNPVLYAFVGVKFRNHFRKIVEDLWCLGKKYIQPRRFSRVTSEMYVSSTRRSVDASSTDASSFTM, encoded by the coding sequence ATGAACAGCTCTGAAAACTACACATCAGATTATGGGGACAATCCCACAGATTACAACTATGACATTGAAGAGCCATGCGAGATGATAAACCATCACACGGTAGAAAGAGCACTGAGGCCATATGTCCACTCTGTCATCTGCATTCTGGGCTTCATCGGCAACGTCCTGGTGATCATCACCTACGCCTTCTACAAGAAGTCCAAGTCCATGACGGATGTCTACCTTCTCAACATGGCCATAGCAGACTTGCTGTTTGTGGTGGCCCTGCCTCTGATCATCTACAACGAGTACAGTGATTGGTCCATGGGGACAGAGGTCTGCAAACTGCTTCGCGGGGCCTACAGTGTCAACCTCTACAGCGGCATGCTGCTGCTAGCCTGCATCAGTACTGACCGCTTCATCGCCATCGTCATGGCCCGCCGCTCCTTCAGGCTGCGCTCCCGAGCCCTCCTCTACGGCCGCATCGTCTGCGCTCTGGTCTGGGTCCTGGCCCTCTTCCTGTCCATCCCCACCTTCCTCTACTACGAGAGATACATGCCATCACACAGCAATGTCTCATTTGAGGGGCACAGGGTGTTTTTCTTGAATGAGACCATCGAGGATGATTTCACCGTCTCGCCGGTGTGTGAGTTTAGGTTCCCAGACATTGAGACGGCCGATAAGATGAAAGTCCTGATCCCTAGCACCCAGATGGCCATAGGGTTCTTCCTCCCCTTACTGATCATGGGATTCTGCTACAccagcatcatcatcaccctgctCCGGGTCAGGGGCTTCCAGAGACACAAGGCAGTGCGAGTAGTGCTGGCCGTGGTGGTGGTCTTCATCGCCTGCCACCTGCCTTTCAACATTGCCCTGCTCTACGACACCATCACATTGTTCCATTTGCAGGACTGCAAGGATGTTGACCTTCTCCACACCATCAAGGCGGTCACGGAGAGCGTTGCCTACCTGCACTGCTGCCTCAACCCCGTCCTGTATGCCTTTGTAGGGGTGAAGTTCAGGAACCACTTCAGGAAGATCGTGGAGGACCTCTGGTGCCTGGGGAAGAAGTACATCCAGCCCAGGCGCTTCTCTAGGGTCACATCGGAGATGTACGTCTCCTCCACACGCCGCTCTGTGGACGCTTCCTCCACAGACGCCTCCTCTTTCACCATGTGA
- the LOC124468656 gene encoding kelch repeat and BTB domain-containing protein 11-like, whose amino-acid sequence MRMDDSANQASPVLLFPDDAASLIISDATSVTQEKKQVFKTYLMTHDQIDNTHQIKDPDENKNCGSITDTNILFKMGNDISGPCFNTESAAKMNDSCMKCQHLIEDQRSIDRDAVRSLDESNLIHRQGASRFVEDQMQTESAPLLRKVSEAMKVWCQIDKERSQAEQREETSAPATYCITAGTLPTLEPGPPGSAGHKPGQSERDPHSTKGNPVSQFRQERWGSRNSYAHEYSSVCLGNADLVIEVSGKKLHAHKKVLSEKSDYFKARQSRDVLKVKGVSFKTLTTLMDYIYTYQMQVGKENIVEVITGAKILQVPCAVQAAVDTMSEQITAENCFEILTLAKRERLNELKEKAYKYMSDNFLQVLRNPAVYGRLTGGEREYILNKRTEGKKVLMVAEINEVYDRVGSRPPSRENSRPQSPLSMVSLEENHMIHYYNEETKEWKVLTKMPDEINTKGSGICTMYNYLFVAGGIKGQGDKGKVSDKVFCYNPLNENWSEIRPLSQARSQLKLVSMDGYLFAIGGECLFTVEKYDPRMDRWSSIAPLPKGAFAVAHEATTCNGELFVSGGSLFYRLLRYDTRREEWEECPFNNSRKKSTDMVAYKNFIYRFDVNRDYGVNVFKYNTVVKIWHESASLEQDNPLPFRCAVIGNRIYCLNKSQTLQFVVEEEDELFLPEALKAPTEPKGALVPFVLALPKNP is encoded by the coding sequence ATGAGGATGGATGACAGCGCGAACCAAGCCTCACCCGTCCTGTTATTCCCAGATGATGCAGCCAGTCTAATCATTTCTGACGCAACATCTGTCACTCAAGAAAAGAAGCAGGTGTTCAAAACGTATTTGATGACACATGATCAGATTGACAATACGCATCAAATAAAAGATCCAGATGAGAATAAAAACTGTGGAAGCATTACAGACACCAACATATTATTTAAAATGGGAAATGACATATCGGGTCCTTGTTTTAATACTGAATCAGCAGCGAAAATGAATGATTCGTGCATGAAGTGTCAACATCTAATCGAGGACCAGAGATCAATAGACCGGGACGCTGTCAGAAGCTTGGATGAGTCCAATCTGATTCACAGGCAGGGCGCTTCACGCTTTGTTGAGGACCAAATGCAAACCGAGAGTGCCCCTCTGTTGCGTAAAGTCAGCGAGGCTATGAAAGTCTGGTGTCAGATTGATAAAGAGAGATcccaggcagagcagagggaggagacctCGGCGCCTGCCACTTATTGTATCACTGCAGGAACGCTGCCAACACTTGAGCCTGGACCCCCAGGCAGTGCGGGACACAAGCCtgggcagagtgagagagacccaCATAGCACGAAGGGAAACCCGGTGTCGCAGTTCAGACAGGAACGGTGGGGGAGTAGAAACAGCTATGCCCACGAATACTCATCTGTGTGCCTAGGCAATGCAGACTTGGTCATTGAAGTGTCGGGGAAGAAACTTCATGCGCATAAAAAGGTTTTGTCAGAGAAAAGTGACTATTTCAAGGCGCGGCAATCCAGGGATGTACTGAAAGTGAAAGGGGTGAGTTTTAAGACTTTAACCACATTAATGGACTACATTTACACATACCAAATGCAAGTTGGCAAGGAAAATATTGTAGAGGTCATCACCGGGGCTAAAATTTTGCAAGTCCCTTGCGCAGTCCAAGCAGCTGTCGATACAATGTCGGAGCAGATCACCGCGGAGAACTGCTTCGAGATTTTGACATTAGCCAAAAGGGAACGATTAAACGAGTTGAAGGAAAAAGCCTACAAGTACATGAGTGACAATTTCTTGCAAGTACTGCGCAATCCCGCAGTCTATGGGCGTTTGacgggaggtgagagagaataTATTCTCAACAAACGAACAGAAGGCAAGAAGGTATTAATGGTGGCTGAAATCAACGAGGTGTATGATCGCGTCGGGAGCAGACCTCCGAGCCGTGAGAATAGTCGTCCTCAGAGCCCGTTATCGATGGTGTCCCTTGAGGAGAACCACATGATACACTACTACAATGAAGAGACAAAGGAGTGGAAAGTGCTGACCAAGATGCCGGATGAAATCAACACAAAGGGTTCGGGGATATGCACCATGTACAATTACCTGTTCGTGGCAGGTGGAATTAAGGGACAGGGCGACAAAGGCAAGGTATCGGACAAGGTTTTCTGCTACAACCCTCTCAATGAGAACTGGAGTGAAATCCGACCACTCAGCCAGGCGCGTTCTCAGCTCAAATTGGTGTCTATGGATGGCTACCTGTTCGCAATCGGAGGGGAATGTCTGTTCACGGTTGAGAAATATGACCCacggatggatagatggagctCCATTGCTCCTCTCCCAAAAGGGGCGTTTGCCGTGGCACACGAGGCAACAACCTGTAACGGAGAGTTGTTCGTATCTGGTGGATCTCTTTTTTACCGCCTGCTGAGATATGATACAAGGAGAGAAGAATGGGAGGAGTGCCCTTTTAATAACAGCAGAAAGAAATCTACGGACATGGTTGCGTACAAGAACTTCATCTATAGGTTCGACGTCAACCGTGACTATGGAGTCAATGTCTTCAAATACAACACCGTGGTAAAGATATGGCACGAGAGTGCGTCCTTGGAGCAGGACAATCCCCTGCCATTCCGCTGCGCAGTCATTGGCAACCGTATTTACTGTTTGAAcaagtcccaaacattgcagttTGTagttgaggaggaggatgaactGTTTTTACCGGAGGCGCTCAAAGCACCCACAGAGCCCAAAGGTGCCCTTGTCCCATTCGTTCTAGCCCTCCCTAAAAACCCCTGA